In the genome of Paenibacillus sp. FSL R5-0766, one region contains:
- a CDS encoding HTH domain-containing protein has protein sequence MKKVERINTITRYINNRAHFTISEIMREFNISRSTAIRDIREIEAMGMPLVAEVGRDGGYFVMNNSLLPTVRFTDNEIKALFIAFMATRNQQLPYLKSRHSLAEKLLGLISENQQDDLVHLNQILLFEGTNPHNPDLLDLSDLPHPTLEKLIQILLLENYLLVTVQEEKETKSYPILLLHLHHQKGHWIIEGFDLEEEKRRIVSVDNLIHVEAYPAKKRRSTKKIVEQLKRNTQEEVINLVLELGPKAIAQFKKYHPLKFSIAYTNPYQTTALLKAFMNVHNLEELTEITNWLLFLGEDIKVKEIPEEVLDAVQERLSLYQMKQ, from the coding sequence ATGAAAAAAGTTGAACGCATAAATACCATCACGCGGTATATCAATAACCGTGCCCACTTTACCATCTCTGAAATCATGCGAGAATTTAATATTTCTCGTTCAACAGCCATTCGAGATATCAGAGAAATTGAAGCCATGGGAATGCCACTTGTCGCTGAAGTTGGGCGTGACGGGGGTTATTTTGTCATGAACAACTCCCTCCTGCCCACGGTCCGGTTTACCGATAATGAAATCAAAGCGTTATTCATTGCCTTTATGGCGACAAGAAATCAACAGCTTCCTTATCTGAAGAGTCGTCATTCTTTGGCTGAAAAATTATTGGGCCTTATCTCAGAAAATCAGCAAGATGACCTTGTGCATTTGAATCAAATATTGCTTTTTGAAGGGACCAATCCCCATAATCCAGACTTGCTTGATCTGTCAGACTTGCCTCACCCTACCTTGGAAAAACTCATCCAAATTCTTCTCTTAGAAAATTATTTGTTAGTTACAGTCCAAGAAGAGAAGGAAACAAAGTCCTATCCCATTCTTCTCTTGCACCTTCATCATCAAAAAGGCCATTGGATCATTGAAGGTTTTGACTTGGAGGAAGAAAAAAGACGGATCGTATCCGTTGACAACCTCATCCATGTTGAAGCATACCCGGCGAAAAAAAGACGGAGTACAAAAAAGATTGTAGAACAACTCAAACGAAATACGCAGGAAGAAGTTATCAATCTTGTCCTGGAACTTGGTCCAAAGGCGATTGCGCAATTCAAAAAATACCATCCTTTAAAGTTTTCAATAGCCTATACGAATCCATACCAAACTACAGCCCTCCTAAAGGCATTTATGAATGTTCATAACTTGGAAGAGTTAACCGAAATCACCAATTGGTTGCTCTTTCTAGGTGAAGACATCAAGGTTAAGGAAATTCCGGAAGAAGTCCTGGATGCTGTACAAGAGAGATTAAGCCTATACCAAATGAAGCAGTGA
- a CDS encoding GyrI-like domain-containing protein has protein sequence MSNYHFEEKDSFIVLGIGTELKSDYTDYAGISKEKADFWSAVKEDGSLDTLKSLATNDYIFAVNEAVNNKMMHYAGVMTEQSLPEATRVIQFPKGEYLVVKGEAETADALSNMLTGIAFGQALPVEKDYAYVGGPNTTVEMGERNGVVYGEMWVPVVRNG, from the coding sequence ATGAGTAATTATCATTTCGAAGAAAAAGACAGCTTTATCGTTTTGGGTATTGGAACAGAGCTAAAAAGCGACTACACAGACTATGCTGGGATCAGCAAAGAGAAGGCGGATTTTTGGTCCGCTGTGAAAGAGGATGGAAGTCTGGACACATTAAAGTCTCTAGCTACGAATGACTACATTTTTGCTGTGAACGAAGCAGTGAATAACAAGATGATGCATTATGCTGGGGTCATGACAGAACAATCTCTGCCAGAAGCAACGAGAGTAATCCAATTTCCTAAGGGAGAATACCTGGTTGTGAAGGGTGAAGCAGAGACAGCTGATGCGCTCAGTAACATGCTTACTGGCATTGCCTTTGGTCAAGCCCTCCCCGTAGAAAAGGATTATGCCTATGTTGGTGGCCCAAACACAACGGTTGAAATGGGAGAGAGAAACGGCGTGGTATATGGTGAAATGTGGGTTCCTGTTGTAAGGAATGGATAA
- a CDS encoding Ger(x)C family spore germination protein, producing the protein MSKRGEILILLTLLMVMTGCWDQDSLKDARLASASAFDITSEGEIKQTLEIVDDSESQQGSSGNEVHSGTGRSVRQSTDRIRAKVTGDIRFFKYGMILYGNKLAQNDIYPYLDVLYREPDYPTSHVKIAIVDGDAGDLLHQKRVGSILIGEFITKKIKSLEELCIFPEMTLETLLPPMLDPGQDFTLPYLYKDGEEIDARGIALFHGQRFSGSLNTEQAPLYIIMSGKWNKTARFVKKVHPGPSNNPRNYVTYEANIAQIKRKLAVKVANDSQIDVNLRIELPVTIVEYAMNHLQEKDTIERLNRQLSDDMTQDAEQIIKTLQQSGCDSFGIGRHVIAHYPDLWKSLDWNKEYAQVRFHPEVKVTIVGSGVLN; encoded by the coding sequence ATGAGTAAACGGGGGGAAATCCTCATCCTGCTGACCCTGCTCATGGTGATGACGGGATGTTGGGATCAGGATAGTTTAAAGGATGCCAGACTGGCTAGTGCTTCGGCGTTCGACATCACCTCAGAGGGTGAAATTAAACAGACGCTTGAAATTGTCGATGATTCTGAGAGTCAACAAGGGAGCAGCGGTAATGAAGTCCACTCAGGCACCGGGAGATCTGTCCGTCAAAGTACAGATAGAATTCGCGCTAAAGTGACTGGTGATATCCGGTTTTTCAAATATGGAATGATCTTATACGGCAACAAACTCGCACAAAATGATATCTACCCATACCTGGACGTCTTATATCGGGAACCCGATTACCCAACCTCACATGTGAAAATTGCGATTGTGGATGGCGATGCCGGAGATTTGTTACACCAAAAAAGAGTTGGCAGCATATTGATTGGTGAGTTTATCACGAAAAAAATTAAGAGTCTGGAGGAATTATGTATTTTTCCTGAGATGACGTTAGAGACCCTTCTCCCTCCCATGCTGGATCCGGGACAGGATTTTACGCTGCCTTATCTATATAAGGATGGAGAGGAAATTGATGCTCGGGGAATTGCCCTGTTTCATGGGCAAAGGTTCAGTGGCAGTCTTAATACCGAACAGGCTCCCCTATACATTATTATGAGTGGGAAATGGAATAAAACGGCGCGTTTTGTCAAAAAGGTCCACCCAGGGCCTTCCAACAACCCGCGGAACTATGTCACTTATGAAGCAAATATCGCACAAATTAAGCGCAAACTTGCAGTAAAGGTGGCAAATGATAGCCAAATTGATGTGAATCTCCGTATCGAACTTCCAGTAACGATCGTTGAGTATGCAATGAATCATCTTCAGGAAAAAGACACCATTGAACGTCTGAACCGCCAGTTATCCGATGACATGACTCAGGACGCAGAACAAATTATCAAGACACTTCAGCAAAGTGGTTGTGATTCCTTCGGTATTGGCAGACATGTAATTGCCCATTACCCGGACTTATGGAAAAGCCTAGACTGGAATAAAGAATATGCGCAAGTTCGTTTTCACCCGGAAGTAAAGGTTACAATAGTCGGAAGTGGCGTTTTAAATTAA
- a CDS encoding endospore germination permease: MNKETTITQGQLFLLILKFEIGVDILSLPYRIHLLSKGGGWISVFLGGFLIQLVILLCWLLMRRFPSSSIYHILTLITGKWIGKLLIIAYVGYFLLMGTSVLVNAYGVINRWMLQDTPRWAILALFLFSSIYLVRQKLRIIARVLVLISFLVLPMMVLISYGLKEVNLLYLLPLTEAGWPNIISGSTETLMAMFGFEFFLVVFPMVEGSSGGKLKSVASASAVVVLLYAFTVFICSTAFSPQQLDLMPEPVIYLLRSIPLGTMDRADFLFLPIWLISIFGAICGYYYTASYGISYLFKQKHHKKAVPYVVLASCIIAYLPQQKEKLELISTIANRSAYFFLMILPLLLLVLSYIMKRKEKMI, translated from the coding sequence GTGAATAAGGAAACAACAATCACTCAGGGACAATTATTCTTGCTCATTCTGAAATTTGAGATCGGTGTAGATATTTTGTCTCTCCCTTACCGCATACACCTTCTCTCTAAGGGCGGCGGGTGGATCTCTGTTTTCCTTGGAGGGTTTCTGATTCAACTTGTCATACTGTTGTGCTGGCTTTTGATGCGAAGATTCCCGAGTTCGTCCATTTATCACATTTTAACGCTGATCACGGGTAAATGGATTGGCAAGTTGCTGATCATTGCCTATGTTGGATATTTCCTGTTAATGGGTACTTCTGTTCTGGTGAACGCTTACGGTGTGATTAACCGCTGGATGCTGCAGGATACGCCTCGATGGGCTATATTAGCCCTCTTCCTGTTCAGCAGTATCTATTTGGTTCGGCAAAAATTAAGAATCATTGCGCGAGTACTAGTGCTCATCTCCTTTTTGGTCTTGCCCATGATGGTATTGATCAGTTATGGACTCAAGGAAGTCAATCTGTTATATCTTTTGCCTTTAACCGAAGCAGGATGGCCCAATATCATTAGTGGATCAACCGAAACATTAATGGCTATGTTTGGATTCGAGTTTTTTCTCGTTGTGTTTCCTATGGTTGAAGGTAGCAGCGGTGGCAAACTTAAGTCTGTTGCTTCAGCAAGTGCTGTTGTTGTGTTGTTGTATGCGTTCACCGTGTTCATTTGTTCAACGGCTTTCAGCCCCCAGCAACTTGACTTAATGCCTGAACCGGTCATTTATCTGCTTCGTTCTATCCCACTCGGGACAATGGATCGGGCCGATTTCCTGTTCCTCCCCATCTGGTTAATATCCATTTTCGGGGCCATATGTGGCTATTACTATACGGCATCCTATGGGATAAGTTATCTCTTCAAACAAAAACACCATAAAAAAGCCGTACCGTATGTCGTTCTTGCTTCTTGCATAATTGCCTATCTGCCACAACAGAAGGAAAAATTGGAGTTGATTAGTACAATTGCCAACAGATCGGCATACTTTTTTCTCATGATCCTGCCTCTGCTCCTGTTGGTTCTATCTTATATAATGAAACGAAAAGAGAAGATGATATGA
- a CDS encoding spore germination protein codes for MTPTNQAFSELKMNISYVEQSLYCTDDLKQQQLLLHGVQSVLLYIDSLVDQEIIQTHVLTALNGQAHSEIYPSFTTLESRKDTDLQRGIDSLIQGKCLYIIDGYPEFYILSTEKMYVRSTTEPENEGVIRGPHNGFVEQLSVNLNLIRRQIISPSLIVRYFNVGEKTHTKIAVVYLQDLANPELVNEVEERISSISSDMVLAPGFIEEFIEDNPFSLFPQQLNTERPDRVIANLMEGRVAILAEGSPSALIAPVTFFAFYQSPDDYHGRWIVSSFLRLIRMMSFVIAFTLPAVYIATISFHSAILPIELAHTIKKSLQNIPFPALVEAMLLELIFEVLREAGVRLPSRVGQTIGIVGGLVIGDAIVRAGLVSYTMIIVVSLTAISSFLVPSHEMSSAVRILRFPMMIGAALFGYIGIAFGLVILTIHLSKMENFGSPYFAPVAPFRLADMKDVWIRFPIWALRGRPHDARPQRLNQQKFYRSGKKRE; via the coding sequence ATGACCCCAACCAATCAGGCTTTCTCTGAATTAAAAATGAATATTTCTTATGTGGAACAGTCCCTCTACTGTACTGACGATTTGAAACAACAACAGCTTCTACTACATGGTGTACAGAGTGTACTTCTCTACATCGATTCACTTGTAGATCAGGAGATCATTCAAACACATGTCTTAACAGCACTGAATGGCCAAGCTCATTCGGAAATCTACCCATCGTTCACCACTTTAGAAAGTCGAAAAGATACGGATCTGCAACGTGGAATAGACTCACTTATTCAAGGGAAATGTCTTTACATAATCGACGGGTACCCGGAGTTTTACATTCTTTCTACCGAGAAAATGTATGTCCGTAGCACAACCGAACCTGAAAACGAAGGTGTTATTCGCGGTCCGCACAATGGATTCGTAGAGCAGCTTTCCGTTAATTTGAATCTGATCCGTAGACAAATTATCAGTCCATCCTTAATCGTTCGATATTTTAACGTCGGCGAGAAGACACATACCAAAATTGCAGTTGTATATCTTCAGGACTTGGCCAATCCGGAGTTGGTGAACGAAGTAGAAGAGCGAATCTCATCCATATCTTCAGATATGGTGCTGGCTCCAGGTTTTATTGAAGAGTTTATAGAGGATAACCCCTTCTCTCTGTTTCCCCAGCAGCTCAATACAGAAAGACCTGACCGGGTTATTGCCAACTTGATGGAAGGACGTGTCGCCATACTTGCCGAAGGGAGTCCTTCAGCTCTTATCGCTCCAGTTACGTTTTTTGCTTTTTATCAAAGTCCGGATGATTATCATGGTCGCTGGATCGTCAGTTCCTTTTTACGTTTAATTCGCATGATGAGTTTTGTCATTGCTTTTACATTACCTGCTGTTTATATTGCTACCATCTCCTTTCACTCCGCTATTTTACCGATCGAGCTGGCACACACAATCAAGAAATCATTGCAGAACATCCCCTTTCCTGCACTTGTAGAGGCAATGTTGCTTGAATTGATCTTTGAAGTATTAAGAGAAGCCGGGGTCCGACTTCCCAGCCGCGTGGGCCAGACTATCGGCATCGTTGGCGGTTTGGTTATCGGAGATGCTATCGTTCGTGCGGGGCTTGTATCCTACACAATGATTATTGTGGTTTCACTAACCGCTATCTCGTCATTTTTGGTGCCTTCGCATGAGATGAGTTCGGCAGTACGTATCCTCCGGTTTCCAATGATGATTGGAGCGGCACTTTTTGGATATATCGGCATCGCTTTTGGTCTGGTGATTCTAACCATTCACCTCAGTAAGATGGAAAACTTCGGATCGCCTTATTTTGCTCCAGTGGCCCCTTTCCGATTAGCTGACATGAAGGATGTATGGATTCGATTTCCCATTTGGGCGCTTCGCGGGCGTCCTCATGATGCCCGCCCGCAGCGGCTGAATCAGCAGAAGTTCTATAGGAGTGGGAAAAAACGTGAATAA
- a CDS encoding stalk domain-containing protein yields the protein MNMKKKLSIFTALAVFQAFAVGSVNAQSAPQGDTASVNTANVESVEVLQQEQPIAEREVKTESNNKSTNTPPTEAKDTQTSTGTEATPKTDSEKPALDVGETTTNETDTKPVVQEETPETVETPATPAQIEQPSVDGTSPAVAGGNLTLYMNSNKMEQDGKTYLAGQPMAVKNGVSYVAIRALVDRVGYGVKYDNKTKETIIISGEDELRFKTNSKDYTVNGETRTMKGPAYQQKSTFMVPLTSITQALNITYKVNQSAKTVVLNLNTKPVASFTISQKEIFAGDQVDYVTSSSSPNGLDIVDERWTGRQDSFDQAGTYTISYQVQDSNGQWSDPYSTTIEVLAPNLPPVAMFATDKEQYKMGEKITYTDQSTDDENNIVKAAWENNSLAFFEPGPKTVTLTVTDNHGATNTYSKVITITNETLYSFTDFNLLFTPVGQKFTFNGGEVTTMEKVPYTYMDEPSLLIRSNSPETVNTEGIVYKESSSGQTRFMIHHVNNTGKRVKMYVIATNNNPNPAVFEQQNMGFAGPTPYATVAGKLSIDKWFKSIQTGADQKKEYLQPGESKLILTELNKTPMKEGQVISLYSDAYSDYSLDYNVILVEENKDPFEALPLLPVLDRDGVHNRGTYPNATRVIKYDEHVGIKPARLPLGDNSSDPNLVGTDPMAYTDASNAGNFGVLYKITLTNVAPRTLISFNPRGGKYSGVALVNNQLVSIAEGNVAVANSSEQSVLYRTGSTGESVTILFSAAPGSNLPVNLLFTPLPSEK from the coding sequence ATGAATATGAAGAAGAAATTATCCATTTTTACCGCTTTAGCCGTTTTTCAAGCATTTGCAGTCGGTTCTGTGAATGCGCAATCAGCACCGCAAGGTGACACCGCGTCAGTAAACACGGCCAATGTAGAATCAGTTGAGGTGTTACAGCAAGAGCAGCCGATTGCAGAGCGTGAAGTGAAGACGGAGAGCAACAACAAATCTACCAATACTCCGCCCACTGAAGCCAAGGACACTCAAACCTCAACCGGCACTGAGGCAACACCCAAAACAGATAGCGAGAAACCTGCATTGGATGTGGGAGAGACCACTACAAACGAAACGGATACAAAACCTGTAGTTCAAGAGGAAACCCCTGAGACGGTTGAAACGCCAGCTACGCCTGCTCAGATAGAGCAACCATCCGTTGATGGGACGTCTCCTGCAGTAGCAGGTGGAAATCTGACGTTGTACATGAATAGCAACAAAATGGAGCAGGATGGAAAAACGTATCTTGCTGGACAACCAATGGCTGTAAAAAACGGTGTATCCTATGTTGCAATCCGTGCGCTGGTTGACCGTGTGGGATACGGCGTCAAATATGATAACAAAACCAAGGAAACCATCATTATTAGTGGTGAGGATGAACTCCGATTCAAAACTAACAGCAAGGACTATACGGTAAATGGAGAGACCAGAACGATGAAAGGCCCTGCTTATCAGCAAAAAAGTACATTCATGGTGCCGTTAACTTCCATTACTCAAGCTCTGAACATCACCTATAAAGTGAATCAGTCGGCTAAAACCGTTGTGTTGAATCTGAATACAAAACCTGTTGCAAGCTTCACCATTTCCCAAAAGGAAATCTTTGCGGGTGATCAAGTGGACTACGTGACTTCTTCCAGTTCACCTAATGGACTGGATATCGTTGACGAACGCTGGACAGGTCGCCAGGATTCATTTGATCAAGCAGGTACATATACGATTTCATATCAAGTACAGGATTCCAATGGTCAATGGAGCGATCCCTATTCAACTACGATTGAAGTTTTGGCTCCTAATCTTCCTCCTGTAGCCATGTTCGCCACGGATAAAGAACAGTATAAAATGGGCGAAAAAATAACATACACAGACCAAAGTACAGATGATGAAAATAATATTGTTAAAGCGGCGTGGGAGAACAATTCACTTGCGTTCTTTGAACCGGGTCCAAAAACGGTGACTCTTACGGTTACTGACAATCACGGTGCTACGAACACGTACTCCAAAGTCATCACCATAACCAATGAGACCTTATATTCATTTACCGATTTTAATTTACTCTTCACGCCGGTAGGACAGAAATTCACCTTTAACGGCGGCGAAGTGACTACGATGGAGAAAGTGCCTTATACGTACATGGATGAGCCAAGTTTGCTGATCCGCAGCAACAGTCCGGAAACTGTGAATACGGAAGGCATTGTATATAAAGAATCATCTTCGGGGCAGACCCGTTTCATGATTCACCACGTGAACAATACAGGCAAAAGAGTAAAAATGTATGTGATTGCAACCAATAACAACCCAAATCCGGCCGTATTTGAACAACAGAATATGGGCTTTGCCGGCCCTACACCATATGCTACCGTAGCTGGGAAATTGTCTATTGATAAATGGTTCAAGTCGATTCAGACTGGAGCGGATCAAAAGAAAGAGTACCTTCAACCTGGAGAAAGCAAACTCATTTTGACCGAACTTAATAAAACGCCGATGAAAGAAGGACAAGTCATCTCTCTCTATTCGGACGCTTATAGCGATTATTCCTTAGACTATAACGTTATCCTGGTGGAAGAAAATAAAGATCCGTTCGAGGCTCTGCCATTGCTACCTGTGCTTGATCGTGACGGAGTGCACAACCGTGGTACGTACCCGAATGCGACTCGCGTTATAAAGTACGATGAGCACGTGGGAATCAAACCTGCCCGTCTGCCACTTGGTGACAATTCAAGCGATCCCAATCTGGTAGGAACAGATCCGATGGCATACACAGACGCATCCAATGCGGGTAATTTTGGCGTATTGTACAAAATCACGCTGACCAATGTTGCACCGCGTACGCTTATCTCCTTTAACCCTCGTGGAGGGAAGTACTCCGGAGTAGCTCTGGTAAATAATCAGTTGGTATCGATTGCCGAAGGTAACGTTGCGGTTGCCAATTCAAGTGAACAAAGCGTGCTTTACCGCACCGGTTCAACTGGAGAGAGCGTGACCATTCTATTCTCTGCCGCACCAGGAAGCAACCTGCCGGTCAATCTGCTCTTTACACCACTCCCATCGGAGAAGTAA
- a CDS encoding ABC transporter permease subunit: MQAKLAADAIPISKKRKTWIRTIQKHKVMYALLLPALIYFAVFKYIPMAGIMIAFKNYNLALGLWDSPWVGFKNFTDFMNGVYFWDIMKNTIVISLYKLLFGFSAPIVLALLLNEVYSQWFKKIVQTITYLPHFLSWVIVYGIMVALLAPGDGLFNMILKDFGVEPISFLTEPAWGRMLIILSEVWKDIGWGAILYLAALAGIDPSLYEAARMDGASKWRQLWHITLPGIRGVIILMLILKLSHILDAGFDQIFMFANTFNQEKIDIIDTWVYREGLERLKIGLATAVGLFKAVIGFALVLAANKLAKKFDGQIW, encoded by the coding sequence ATGCAAGCAAAGTTGGCAGCGGACGCCATTCCCATCTCCAAAAAGCGAAAGACATGGATAAGGACGATACAAAAGCACAAAGTGATGTATGCTCTCTTATTACCAGCTTTAATTTACTTTGCGGTATTCAAATACATTCCTATGGCGGGAATCATGATTGCTTTTAAAAACTACAACCTGGCTTTGGGACTATGGGATAGCCCATGGGTGGGATTCAAAAATTTTACCGATTTTATGAACGGCGTTTATTTCTGGGACATCATGAAAAATACGATTGTTATATCGCTGTATAAGTTATTGTTCGGTTTCTCCGCGCCTATCGTACTTGCTTTACTCCTCAATGAAGTGTATAGCCAATGGTTTAAGAAAATCGTACAGACAATCACTTATTTACCTCATTTTCTATCATGGGTCATCGTGTATGGAATTATGGTAGCATTACTAGCCCCAGGCGATGGTCTCTTTAACATGATTTTGAAGGATTTTGGTGTTGAACCCATCTCGTTTCTAACCGAACCTGCCTGGGGCAGAATGCTGATCATCTTATCTGAAGTATGGAAGGATATTGGATGGGGGGCGATTTTGTACCTTGCCGCCTTGGCAGGAATCGATCCAAGCTTGTATGAAGCGGCTCGAATGGATGGTGCATCCAAATGGAGACAGCTCTGGCATATCACGTTACCTGGTATTCGAGGAGTCATTATTCTGATGCTGATTCTTAAATTAAGCCATATCCTGGATGCGGGATTTGACCAAATATTCATGTTTGCCAACACCTTTAACCAGGAGAAGATCGATATTATCGACACATGGGTATACCGGGAAGGGTTGGAGCGCCTTAAGATTGGCTTGGCTACGGCTGTAGGATTGTTTAAAGCTGTCATCGGATTTGCTTTAGTGTTGGCAGCGAATAAGCTCGCCAAAAAATTCGATGGGCAAATCTGGTGA
- a CDS encoding carbohydrate ABC transporter permease: protein MIHMTIGEKVWQTVVYVILILLSLLCVLPFLYVVAVSVTPESEVLRRGIVIIPESFTFLAYKEVFISHGIWQAYKITLFRTIVGTALNVFFTVIAAYPLSKKYLPGRSPFLLFIVFTMMFSGGLIPTYLLIRSLGLLNSPWVLIIPNLISAFNLVIIKGFFEQLPGEIEESARVDGASELQTLWRIILPLSLPVLSTISLFYAVGHWNSYFDAIVYINDSNYMPLQVILRNILLNVATQSADSLANSGAVSTFAVQMATVVVTTVPILIVYPFLQKHFTKGVLLGSVKG, encoded by the coding sequence ATGATCCATATGACAATCGGGGAAAAAGTCTGGCAAACCGTCGTTTATGTAATTCTTATTTTGTTATCCCTACTGTGCGTGCTGCCCTTTCTATATGTGGTTGCTGTTTCCGTAACGCCAGAATCGGAAGTATTAAGAAGAGGGATTGTCATTATACCAGAATCCTTTACCTTTCTGGCCTATAAGGAAGTATTCATCTCGCATGGGATCTGGCAGGCGTATAAAATTACGTTATTTCGAACGATTGTAGGCACTGCGTTAAATGTGTTTTTTACGGTAATCGCGGCCTACCCGTTATCCAAAAAATATTTGCCCGGAAGAAGTCCGTTTTTACTCTTCATTGTGTTTACCATGATGTTCAGTGGGGGATTAATTCCGACATATTTACTAATCCGCTCTCTGGGATTGTTAAACAGTCCTTGGGTATTGATTATTCCAAATCTCATTAGTGCATTTAATCTGGTGATTATCAAAGGTTTTTTTGAGCAATTACCTGGTGAAATTGAGGAATCAGCGAGGGTAGACGGTGCCAGTGAACTTCAGACGTTATGGCGGATCATTTTACCCCTGTCCTTACCCGTCCTTTCCACCATTTCTTTATTTTACGCAGTCGGGCATTGGAACAGTTATTTTGATGCCATTGTATATATCAATGATTCCAACTACATGCCACTTCAAGTGATTTTGCGCAACATCCTGCTTAACGTTGCAACTCAAAGCGCTGATTCGCTTGCCAATTCCGGGGCTGTCAGTACGTTCGCTGTGCAGATGGCTACAGTTGTTGTAACTACAGTCCCGATATTGATCGTTTATCCATTTTTGCAAAAGCATTTTACCAAAGGTGTACTCCTGGGATCCGTTAAAGGTTAA
- a CDS encoding extracellular solute-binding protein gives MQRKKISFAILSAILGLGTLLSGCGGNEEITSTTSGNSQGQSGQFATKMKISMFNQGTFNAAAPVPPREEDIQRQMLEEEMNIDLEMMIPQAGQATTKLNTLIAGGDIPDLIFLKSRADLAQYYDQGVLADLTPYMDQFPELQKRFGTDSWEAMSYQGKTIGVPGYDNVNGISRSFFIRNDWLKKLNMEVPTTPDELFEVMKAFTEKDPDGNGKNDTYGFIGGMNKEGNLQTYGFDSLMWMFGVNPPSAVEIKDNEPVFLFIDPKMKEALAYINKMMAAKVVDPDWVTMNSPDLLDQKMFKGRVGFMIRDARRLEPDYQQKMKEISGEVPEWIVIPPMKGPYGDQIVERKSFQGNSWAISAKADEDKIIRILSMLNYLFTDEEAYPNFAYGIKGIHWDVVDGKIKNKTSELSKEMKEKYLWVDHYRMPRRGDDAEYFSFQNPKTAEAFKDNQQYVGPTLPGNLLTPDPSDTLDADRTRFINESLVKFMTGKEPLSNWDNFLQTLDTKFDMQKYKETAIQQFKEAGLIK, from the coding sequence ATGCAGCGTAAAAAGATTTCATTTGCTATTCTGTCGGCAATCTTAGGACTTGGAACGCTATTGTCAGGGTGTGGGGGAAATGAAGAAATTACATCGACAACTTCGGGTAATTCGCAAGGCCAGTCTGGCCAGTTTGCAACCAAAATGAAAATCTCAATGTTTAACCAAGGCACTTTTAATGCTGCTGCTCCGGTACCTCCACGTGAAGAAGATATTCAACGCCAAATGTTGGAAGAAGAGATGAACATCGACTTGGAGATGATGATTCCTCAAGCGGGTCAAGCAACAACCAAACTGAATACACTCATTGCAGGCGGGGATATTCCAGACCTGATCTTCTTGAAGAGCCGTGCTGATCTTGCGCAATATTACGACCAAGGTGTTCTTGCGGATTTGACACCGTATATGGACCAATTCCCTGAACTACAGAAACGGTTTGGCACCGACTCGTGGGAGGCTATGTCCTATCAAGGGAAGACCATTGGAGTTCCGGGCTATGATAATGTAAACGGTATCAGTCGAAGCTTCTTCATCCGTAATGATTGGCTGAAAAAGCTGAATATGGAGGTGCCAACAACACCTGATGAGTTGTTCGAAGTTATGAAAGCCTTTACAGAGAAAGATCCGGACGGAAATGGCAAAAACGATACGTACGGATTCATCGGTGGTATGAATAAAGAGGGCAATCTGCAAACCTATGGCTTTGATAGCTTGATGTGGATGTTTGGCGTCAATCCTCCTTCAGCCGTTGAGATAAAAGATAATGAACCGGTATTTCTGTTTATCGATCCCAAAATGAAAGAGGCGCTTGCTTACATTAATAAAATGATGGCAGCCAAGGTCGTTGACCCGGACTGGGTGACGATGAATTCGCCTGATCTGTTGGACCAAAAGATGTTTAAGGGTAGAGTTGGCTTCATGATCAGAGATGCTCGCAGACTGGAGCCGGACTATCAGCAGAAAATGAAAGAAATTAGTGGCGAGGTGCCGGAATGGATCGTTATTCCTCCGATGAAAGGTCCTTACGGGGATCAAATTGTAGAGAGAAAATCGTTCCAGGGCAATTCATGGGCCATATCCGCAAAAGCGGACGAGGATAAAATCATTCGGATCTTGTCCATGCTGAATTATCTCTTTACGGATGAAGAAGCTTATCCAAACTTTGCATACGGAATCAAAGGCATCCATTGGGATGTTGTAGACGGCAAGATCAAAAATAAAACCTCCGAATTATCGAAGGAAATGAAAGAAAAGTACCTGTGGGTCGATCATTATAGAATGCCACGCCGTGGTGATGATGCAGAGTACTTCAGCTTCCAGAATCCGAAGACGGCGGAAGCTTTCAAGGACAATCAGCAATATGTGGGGCCAACGCTGCCCGGGAATTTATTGACCCCTGATCCAAGCGATACCTTGGATGCTGACCGCACACGTTTCATTAATGAAAGCTTGGTTAAATTTATGACGGGCAAAGAGCCTCTTTCCAACTGGGACAATTTCCTTCAGACGCTGGATACCAAGTTTGACATGCAGAAATATAAAGAAACAGCAATCCAGCAATTTAAAGAAGCCGGCCTTATCAAGTAA